In Spirosoma aureum, a single genomic region encodes these proteins:
- a CDS encoding sigma 54-interacting response regulator, whose product MDINVLIVEDEFLVANDLRVIVKQAGYKVTGIAASVEEANENLQKQKPDLVLLDIRLKGILSGIDFARKLRAENIAFVYISANSSQKVLEEAKSTDPYGFIVKPFREKDLLVALDIAWYRHQHSLESKLRQEELLQKQLTKITTDPSGAEQKLLKIARVIQPYIPFDFIASKPWPDNAGQFKDIGYLRIGFDEYQFIGEKELMTITGFKKDVLSALIKNSDTNAILYSDGIPKQKPGINSLQQLLFDSFKLESYLVFPVDPGNGQMVHYAFYSRKQDVYTRDHIALLNRLKPYLVALAEKKIYDETSSTLTLVQPDSVNKKNSEAANYSGSHPTFKNIIGNHHLLLASLDLASQVAPYNTSVLILGESGTGKEKVAHSIHSLSPRASGPFIKVNCAAIPPTLIESELFGHEKGAFTGATEKRKGKFEQADGGTIFLDEIGELPLDMQVKLLRVLQEKEVEYVGSSAPRKVNVRIIAATNRNLEKEVANGTFRLDLYYRLNVFPITLPPLRERKSDIEALTLYFADKFCKEFHKPFMGIAATMMDEMYAYNWPGNIRELENVLEQSVILNDGRSNLELKRSLTGTRNELSGKVNIETLEDVKHIQRETERDYIISILKKAKGRIRGVNGAAELLNIKPTTLESKMAKLGIKKDFL is encoded by the coding sequence ATGGACATCAACGTGCTTATTGTGGAGGATGAATTTCTGGTAGCCAATGATCTGCGGGTAATCGTAAAGCAGGCGGGGTATAAAGTGACCGGTATTGCTGCTTCTGTCGAAGAAGCCAATGAGAATCTGCAAAAGCAGAAACCGGATCTTGTCCTTCTGGATATTCGATTAAAAGGTATTCTATCGGGCATTGACTTCGCCAGGAAGCTAAGAGCTGAAAATATCGCTTTTGTTTATATATCTGCCAATTCAAGCCAAAAAGTATTGGAGGAAGCAAAGTCAACGGATCCTTATGGATTTATTGTCAAGCCATTCCGGGAAAAGGATCTTCTGGTTGCGCTGGATATTGCGTGGTATCGTCACCAGCATAGCCTTGAATCAAAATTGCGGCAGGAAGAACTTTTGCAAAAACAGTTAACGAAAATAACCACTGACCCATCTGGTGCTGAACAAAAGTTATTGAAGATTGCCAGGGTGATACAGCCTTATATACCCTTTGATTTTATTGCATCTAAACCCTGGCCAGATAATGCTGGACAATTCAAGGATATAGGGTATTTACGCATTGGATTTGATGAATATCAGTTTATTGGTGAAAAAGAATTAATGACAATAACCGGTTTTAAAAAAGACGTCCTTTCCGCACTAATTAAAAACAGTGATACCAATGCCATCCTTTATAGTGATGGCATACCAAAACAAAAACCTGGTATAAATTCGCTTCAACAACTATTGTTTGATTCGTTTAAGTTAGAGTCGTATTTGGTTTTTCCTGTCGATCCAGGCAATGGACAAATGGTTCACTATGCCTTTTATAGTCGTAAGCAGGATGTTTACACCAGGGATCATATTGCCTTATTAAATCGTTTAAAACCGTATTTGGTTGCCTTAGCCGAAAAGAAGATTTATGATGAAACCTCGTCAACGTTAACACTAGTTCAGCCCGATTCCGTCAATAAGAAAAATAGTGAGGCAGCAAATTATTCGGGATCCCATCCAACGTTCAAAAATATTATTGGAAACCATCACCTGTTACTGGCATCATTAGATCTTGCGTCGCAGGTTGCGCCATACAACACGTCGGTTTTAATTCTGGGCGAGAGCGGAACTGGAAAAGAAAAAGTTGCTCATTCCATCCACTCACTTTCACCGAGAGCAAGTGGACCGTTCATTAAAGTAAATTGCGCGGCTATACCACCCACACTCATAGAATCGGAGTTATTCGGTCATGAAAAGGGAGCATTTACTGGAGCCACTGAAAAAAGGAAAGGCAAATTTGAGCAGGCAGATGGCGGCACTATTTTTTTAGATGAGATCGGCGAGTTACCGCTGGATATGCAGGTTAAACTACTGCGTGTTTTACAGGAAAAGGAAGTAGAATATGTGGGAAGCAGTGCACCCAGGAAAGTGAATGTTCGCATTATAGCTGCTACAAACCGAAACCTTGAAAAAGAAGTAGCGAACGGAACGTTCCGGCTTGATCTATATTATCGGCTCAATGTTTTTCCGATTACATTACCCCCTTTACGGGAACGAAAAAGTGATATTGAAGCACTGACATTGTATTTTGCCGATAAGTTTTGTAAAGAGTTCCATAAGCCATTCATGGGTATTGCTGCAACAATGATGGACGAAATGTATGCGTATAATTGGCCGGGCAATATCCGTGAACTCGAGAATGTTTTGGAGCAGTCTGTTATTCTCAATGATGGGCGATCAAACTTAGAATTAAAGCGAAGCCTTACCGGTACAAGGAATGAATTATCTGGAAAGGTGAACATCGAAACGCTCGAGGATGTAAAGCACATTCAGAGGGAAACAGAAAGAGACTATATCATTTCAATTCTCAAAAAAGCCAAAGGCCGTATACGGGGAGTGAATGGGGCTGCAGAATTATTAAATATTAAACCTACGACCTTAGAATCAAAAATGGCTAAGCTGGGTATTAAGAAGGATTTTTTATGA
- a CDS encoding sensor histidine kinase: MNAKLDKWLTEKEWLMREVHHRVKNNLQMVTSLLHTQSAHLKDEAAIQAVKDSLRRMQAISLIHQKLYQGENISTIDMPDYINELVRYLHESFEIGNRIVFEQTIERLELDETQATPLGLIINESIVNAIKYAFLNGQNGIVRINLQRDGADHLLLNISDNGVGLPAGFDLFEHNSLGLELMQGLARQLNGTFTIENNKGVHILVRFNMLKN; the protein is encoded by the coding sequence TTGAATGCAAAACTAGATAAATGGCTTACTGAAAAAGAGTGGTTGATGAGGGAGGTACACCATCGGGTGAAGAATAATCTTCAGATGGTAACAAGCTTACTTCATACACAATCTGCCCATCTTAAAGATGAAGCAGCTATTCAGGCTGTCAAGGATAGTCTTCGGAGGATGCAGGCAATATCCCTGATTCATCAAAAGCTTTACCAGGGTGAAAATATTTCTACTATTGACATGCCCGACTATATCAATGAACTGGTGCGCTACCTGCATGAAAGCTTCGAAATTGGTAACCGGATCGTTTTTGAGCAAACAATTGAGCGGTTAGAACTGGATGAAACGCAGGCAACTCCACTGGGGTTGATTATTAATGAGAGTATTGTCAATGCCATTAAGTATGCGTTTCTGAATGGACAGAATGGAATTGTGCGTATTAATTTGCAACGAGATGGGGCGGATCACCTATTACTCAATATATCGGATAATGGAGTTGGTTTGCCAGCAGGGTTTGACCTATTTGAACATAACTCGCTGGGACTTGAACTGATGCAGGGCCTTGCCAGGCAATTGAATGGCACCTTTACTATTGAAAATAATAAGGGTGTGCATATATTGGTCAGGTTTAACATGTTGAAAAACTAA
- a CDS encoding SDR family oxidoreductase, protein MSKTVLITGASSGIGKAAAHYFATQGWNVIATMRTPEKETELVDNQPIFVTRLDVQRPETIETAIQQGIARFGQIDVVVNNAGYGQYGIFEALTPEQVHEQFDVNVFGVMNTIRAVLPHFRARKQGMIINISSGAGRFTLPLISLYNASKFALEGFSEALSFELAALNIGVKIVEPGGTTTNFIKVSEEKIALKPLPEYDGFINASSQMFGQLKAMRLATAEEVAEVIYQAASDGTDTLRYLVGNDDFKQRVNNRLTMPDQDYVNSIKESYLPFMPA, encoded by the coding sequence ATGAGTAAAACAGTTTTAATTACCGGCGCATCCTCCGGAATCGGCAAAGCAGCCGCACACTATTTCGCCACCCAAGGCTGGAATGTCATCGCTACCATGCGTACCCCTGAAAAGGAAACCGAATTGGTCGATAACCAGCCTATTTTCGTAACCCGGCTCGATGTACAGCGCCCTGAAACCATCGAAACCGCAATTCAGCAGGGTATAGCACGGTTCGGACAGATCGACGTCGTCGTCAACAATGCCGGCTATGGCCAGTATGGTATTTTCGAAGCCCTTACGCCTGAGCAGGTTCACGAGCAGTTTGACGTGAATGTGTTTGGTGTAATGAATACGATCCGGGCTGTCCTGCCACATTTTCGGGCGAGGAAGCAGGGGATGATTATCAATATCAGTTCTGGCGCGGGCCGTTTTACATTGCCATTGATTTCCCTTTATAATGCATCAAAATTTGCCTTGGAAGGGTTTTCGGAAGCCTTATCGTTTGAACTGGCAGCCCTGAATATCGGGGTTAAGATCGTGGAGCCGGGTGGAACCACCACCAATTTCATCAAAGTGAGCGAAGAAAAAATCGCCCTCAAACCACTCCCCGAATACGACGGTTTCATTAATGCATCCAGCCAGATGTTTGGCCAGTTGAAGGCTATGCGACTGGCTACGGCTGAAGAAGTAGCGGAAGTGATCTACCAAGCCGCTTCTGATGGAACCGACACGTTGCGTTACCTTGTCGGAAACGATGATTTCAAGCAGCGCGTCAACAACCGACTGACTATGCCTGATCAGGATTATGTGAATTCGATCAAAGAATCGTATTTACCGTTCATGCCCGCGTAA
- a CDS encoding helix-turn-helix domain-containing protein — protein sequence MEHTQYPCHVEPTISNEQFIPEHIFIYLETGFLTVYDGEKTYNIEAGEYGFISRNHLARYKKGGANGKAFKSVSIYISQEFLRSFSKEYGYEAETNECFGCDAIIKLEPHPLLDSYVKSMQPYLSLTGVERDHFMLLKTKEIVLILLKTTPNLKNVLLDFSDPGKIDLENFMNRNFRFNVSLKHFSYLAGRSLTVFKDDFKKTFGTSPGRWLVDKRLTEAHFMLAHLGQHPSEVYLEVGFEDLSHFSYVFKKKYGISPSHLKKSLA from the coding sequence ATGGAACACACCCAGTACCCCTGCCACGTTGAACCCACCATTTCGAATGAGCAATTCATTCCCGAACATATTTTCATTTACCTCGAAACGGGATTTTTAACGGTCTATGATGGGGAGAAGACATACAACATTGAGGCTGGGGAATACGGCTTTATCAGCCGCAACCATCTTGCCAGGTATAAAAAAGGCGGGGCGAACGGTAAGGCTTTCAAATCGGTTTCGATTTATATAAGCCAGGAGTTCCTGAGAAGTTTCAGCAAGGAATATGGTTATGAAGCAGAGACGAATGAATGCTTCGGTTGCGACGCGATCATTAAACTGGAACCGCACCCATTGCTGGACAGTTATGTAAAGTCTATGCAACCCTATTTGAGCCTTACGGGCGTAGAACGCGACCATTTTATGCTGCTCAAAACCAAGGAGATCGTCCTGATCCTGTTAAAAACCACTCCGAACCTGAAAAACGTGCTGCTTGATTTTAGCGATCCCGGCAAAATAGACCTGGAAAACTTCATGAACCGCAATTTCAGGTTCAATGTGAGCCTCAAGCATTTCAGCTATCTGGCCGGACGCAGCCTCACTGTATTTAAGGATGATTTCAAAAAGACTTTTGGCACCTCACCTGGCCGCTGGTTAGTGGATAAGCGGCTGACCGAAGCGCATTTTATGCTGGCCCATTTGGGCCAACATCCTTCCGAAGTGTACCTGGAAGTAGGCTTTGAAGACCTTTCCCACTTTTCATATGTCTTCAAGAAGAAGTATGGCATCTCTCCCAGTCACCTGAAGAAAAGCCTTGCTTAA
- a CDS encoding alpha/beta hydrolase, which yields MKALYIYSLIIFCFNWTLAQKTVPVFNKLSKGSYDKLNINDSLLVDSLARLERRNEIHEIYIGRYNTVLWDKVNSDKEKLINGPQRAWQPERFNKLFHTVNLNFVTDRNYKKVESNLKIKFGSERSTVSYGQCSVYIPGDHKIGETVSSNFYNWVNYNTDDYMHLVENTLLDKNNFYSQLSKRINESSNKNALLFIHGYNVSFDQAAIRTAQIVFDLDFKGPAIFYSWPSQDNPFQYSTDETNIEWTQKHLEDFLLDFFKNTTSRNVYIIAHSMGNRAMTKAIANISKLDPKIKERVKEVILAAPDIDEDTFREGIAPSLIKSCQRVTIYGSATDVAIRLSHFFHSYKRLGATFNGAKLLPGIDYIDATGVDASFLGHSYIGTNRTVIADISEIINHSLAISKRFGLNKVAIKPISYWKFRE from the coding sequence ATGAAAGCATTATACATATATTCTTTAATAATATTTTGTTTCAATTGGACACTAGCGCAGAAGACTGTACCAGTCTTTAACAAGCTATCAAAAGGATCATATGACAAATTAAATATAAACGATAGTCTACTTGTTGATAGTCTGGCTCGCCTGGAACGTAGAAATGAAATTCATGAGATTTATATAGGGAGATATAACACAGTCTTATGGGATAAGGTAAACAGCGACAAAGAGAAGCTAATAAATGGACCACAAAGAGCCTGGCAGCCAGAACGATTTAATAAACTGTTCCATACAGTTAATTTAAACTTTGTAACGGATCGAAATTATAAAAAAGTCGAAAGTAATTTAAAGATAAAATTTGGATCCGAAAGATCGACAGTAAGTTATGGACAATGTTCGGTCTACATACCTGGTGATCATAAAATTGGAGAGACCGTTTCGTCAAATTTCTATAATTGGGTTAATTATAATACAGATGATTACATGCATTTAGTAGAGAATACACTTTTAGACAAAAATAATTTTTATAGTCAATTATCTAAACGCATTAATGAATCTAGTAATAAAAACGCATTACTATTTATACATGGTTATAATGTCTCTTTCGACCAAGCGGCAATAAGGACTGCACAAATTGTCTTTGATTTAGATTTTAAAGGCCCAGCTATTTTTTACAGCTGGCCGTCTCAGGATAATCCGTTTCAATACTCTACGGACGAAACTAACATTGAATGGACGCAAAAGCACCTGGAAGATTTTTTATTAGATTTTTTCAAAAATACAACTTCCCGTAATGTTTATATTATAGCTCATAGTATGGGAAATAGGGCTATGACTAAAGCAATAGCGAATATTTCCAAGCTAGATCCTAAAATTAAAGAAAGAGTTAAAGAGGTTATTTTAGCGGCACCGGATATTGATGAAGATACATTTCGGGAGGGTATCGCTCCTTCGTTAATAAAGTCATGCCAAAGGGTTACTATTTACGGTTCAGCAACTGATGTAGCTATACGGCTATCCCACTTCTTCCATTCCTATAAACGGTTAGGTGCCACTTTTAACGGGGCCAAATTGTTACCAGGAATTGACTATATCGATGCGACAGGGGTTGATGCGAGCTTTTTAGGACATTCATACATAGGGACGAATCGAACCGTTATAGCAGATATATCAGAGATCATAAACCATAGTTTAGCTATTTCTAAGCGATTTGGGCTTAATAAAGTAGCAATAAAGCCAATTTCTTATTGGAAATTCAGGGAATAA